In Cryptosporangium aurantiacum, the following proteins share a genomic window:
- a CDS encoding YqeB family protein, protein MSVTTVEEPGPVKAVVAVGLPAAGAGTGALAYLIVGWLADFPWKPLRRPMRFVEDLPEPWGLVVLVAAGAVAGLVLVGMATYERLKVTVTAQTVTLDRGGRFGTFFDGPAPREIAREGIGAVFPDGKKLVLLGRDTRELARESHDLNKAKLRDAFTAHGYPWSDTDPHAARFQPWVEEDPSLPPAAHVVFKARQKALNKGKKDELAALRAELATYGLVVRDEKKRQQWRTCDVAGRL, encoded by the coding sequence ATGTCCGTCACCACTGTCGAGGAGCCCGGACCGGTCAAAGCCGTCGTCGCGGTCGGGTTGCCCGCCGCGGGCGCCGGGACGGGCGCCCTGGCCTACCTGATCGTCGGCTGGCTGGCCGACTTCCCCTGGAAGCCGCTGCGCCGGCCGATGCGATTCGTCGAGGACCTGCCCGAGCCCTGGGGCCTGGTGGTATTGGTCGCCGCCGGTGCCGTTGCCGGGCTGGTTCTGGTCGGCATGGCCACCTACGAGCGGCTGAAGGTCACCGTCACCGCGCAGACGGTCACCCTGGACCGCGGCGGCCGATTCGGAACGTTCTTCGACGGGCCCGCGCCGCGCGAGATCGCCCGTGAGGGCATCGGCGCCGTCTTCCCCGACGGCAAGAAGCTTGTCCTGCTGGGCCGCGACACCCGGGAGTTGGCCCGGGAGTCCCACGACCTGAACAAGGCGAAGCTCCGCGACGCGTTCACCGCGCACGGCTACCCGTGGTCGGACACCGATCCGCACGCCGCCCGGTTCCAGCCCTGGGTCGAGGAGGACCCGTCGCTGCCGCCTGCCGCCCACGTGGTGTTCAAGGCCCGCCAGAAAGCCCTCAACAAGGGTAAGAAGGACGAACTGGCGGCGTTGCGTGCCGAGCTGGCTACCTACGGGCTGGTCGTCCGGGACGAGAAGAAACGCCAACAGTGGCGCACTTGCGATGTAGCCGGGCGCCTTTGA
- a CDS encoding MFS transporter, translating into MNGGRPVTHEVQTTGQTATQSAAPRSGWPAVTAVALGTFLLVTAEQLPIGLLTAVGSALSVSEGTAGLMVTVPSLVAAVAAPLVPVVVGGMDRRALLLALMGLMTLANVTTAVAPNFAVLVTSRVLVGVAIGGFWAVASGLAVRLVATAHVPRATAIIFGGVGAANVFGVPLGTLMGELVGWRIAFVTLSVLALVTVLALLAVLPPLAAPQLVRPRLLIDQFRNPGVRIGILATFLIVTGHFSAYTFVSPALQQLSGIDERLVGPLLFAFGTAGMVGNFVAGAALGRHTYRTMLVLTVALAVVMPLYLLLGGGPAGGTILLITWGLAYGGMSVGLQTWMIKAAPNAVEPASALWVAVFNLSIGFGALVGGVLVDTLSLDAVLWLGGICALGAAITIRAARANTNLR; encoded by the coding sequence ATGAACGGAGGGCGTCCGGTGACGCATGAAGTACAGACCACCGGTCAGACAGCAACCCAGTCCGCCGCGCCGCGAAGTGGCTGGCCGGCGGTCACAGCGGTAGCGCTAGGCACATTTCTGCTGGTGACCGCTGAACAGCTACCGATCGGACTGCTGACCGCTGTCGGTTCGGCGCTGTCGGTCTCCGAAGGCACAGCCGGGTTGATGGTGACGGTGCCGAGCCTGGTCGCCGCGGTCGCAGCGCCCCTCGTGCCGGTCGTCGTCGGCGGGATGGACCGGCGCGCGCTGTTACTCGCCCTGATGGGCCTGATGACGCTCGCGAACGTGACGACGGCGGTGGCGCCGAACTTCGCGGTGCTGGTCACCTCCCGGGTGCTGGTCGGCGTGGCGATCGGCGGTTTCTGGGCCGTCGCGAGCGGACTCGCTGTGCGGCTCGTTGCCACCGCGCACGTGCCGCGGGCCACCGCGATCATCTTCGGTGGCGTCGGCGCCGCCAACGTGTTCGGAGTGCCGCTCGGTACCCTGATGGGTGAGCTCGTCGGCTGGCGGATCGCCTTTGTCACGTTGAGCGTCCTGGCGCTGGTCACCGTGCTCGCGCTGCTGGCTGTACTACCGCCGCTGGCCGCACCTCAGCTCGTCCGTCCCCGACTGCTGATCGACCAGTTCCGCAACCCCGGCGTCCGCATCGGCATCCTCGCAACGTTCCTCATCGTGACCGGTCACTTCTCGGCCTACACGTTCGTGAGCCCGGCACTGCAGCAACTGTCTGGAATCGACGAGCGCCTCGTCGGTCCGCTGCTGTTCGCCTTCGGCACGGCCGGCATGGTCGGCAACTTCGTCGCCGGAGCAGCGCTGGGACGGCACACGTACCGAACCATGCTGGTCCTCACCGTTGCCCTGGCGGTGGTGATGCCGCTCTACCTGCTACTGGGCGGAGGGCCGGCCGGCGGGACCATCCTCCTGATCACTTGGGGTCTCGCTTACGGCGGCATGTCGGTCGGACTGCAGACCTGGATGATCAAGGCGGCACCGAACGCCGTGGAACCGGCCTCCGCCCTCTGGGTGGCGGTGTTCAACCTGTCGATCGGATTCGGCGCACTCGTCGGTGGCGTCCTCGTCGACACCCTCTCCCTCGATGCGGTGCTGTGGCTCGGCGGCATCTGCGCCCTCGGCGCGGCCATCACTATCCGGGCCGCCCGCGCCAACACCAACCTTCGCTGA
- a CDS encoding helix-turn-helix domain-containing protein: MTLLLDTDRLDAPDRADAVRQALSMTCTGTRVAFDDSPLGVTAQMNLWTLGSAAQLFTTVSTGLTIQLPSKPLAVPAEQLSITLHEHAGGRHLQHGVLQEIGPDDTTMIDMTAAYRWQAIGYGPSRAVIVDVDTLGLTVDDVRRAIPTFRQNPLRALVHSHLAQLFARADELAASPAAAAIGAATVDLLRALVQVPLGGAHTRQARYDTLLARVTSYVRTHLREPDLSPARVAAAHHISVRHLHAVWSSTGSTLEQWVMAERLAGARVELHAPGPHVRSIAQIAHDWGFTDASHFSRRFRHAYQVTPGDFRRQARSA; encoded by the coding sequence ATGACGCTCCTGCTGGACACCGACCGCCTCGACGCCCCGGATCGCGCCGACGCGGTCCGGCAGGCCCTGTCGATGACCTGCACCGGGACTCGGGTGGCCTTCGACGATTCCCCGCTGGGCGTTACCGCCCAGATGAACCTCTGGACGCTGGGCTCGGCTGCTCAGCTGTTCACCACGGTGAGCACCGGCCTGACGATCCAGCTGCCGAGCAAGCCATTAGCAGTACCGGCGGAGCAGCTCTCGATCACGCTCCACGAGCACGCCGGCGGCAGGCATCTGCAGCACGGGGTTCTGCAGGAGATCGGGCCCGACGACACGACGATGATCGACATGACAGCCGCGTACCGCTGGCAGGCGATCGGTTACGGCCCGTCCCGGGCCGTCATCGTCGACGTCGACACGCTGGGGCTCACGGTCGACGACGTCCGCCGCGCCATACCGACCTTCCGGCAGAACCCGCTGCGGGCACTAGTCCACAGCCACCTGGCGCAGCTGTTCGCGCGGGCCGACGAGCTGGCGGCCTCACCAGCTGCGGCTGCGATCGGCGCCGCCACCGTCGATCTGCTCCGGGCGCTGGTTCAGGTGCCACTCGGGGGTGCACACACGCGACAGGCCCGGTACGACACGCTGCTTGCGCGGGTCACCAGCTACGTCCGAACTCACCTGCGCGAACCCGACCTGAGCCCGGCCCGGGTCGCTGCGGCCCACCACATCTCGGTGCGCCATCTGCACGCTGTCTGGTCGTCCACCGGGTCGACGCTGGAGCAGTGGGTCATGGCCGAGCGACTGGCCGGCGCGCGCGTCGAGTTACACGCGCCGGGGCCGCACGTCCGGTCGATTGCCCAGATCGCCCACGACTGGGGTTTCACCGACGCCAGCCACTTCAGCCGACGCTTCCGCCACGCGTACCAGGTCACGCCCGGCGACTTCCGACGGCAGGCCCGCTCCGCATGA
- a CDS encoding TetR/AcrR family transcriptional regulator: MARPRQFDEQDAVSTATDVFWRRGYHATSVRDLGAELHLTPSSLYRTFTDKHTLFLRALDHYRATETVQAQRLLASTGRPIREVLREWMVWLVTCQSGEEPGRGCFVVNTTTELGGGDVEVRRRIEASFEVTRESLRSLLQEGRRTGQLSDGLDIDAAVEMLFTTVLGLRVRERAGHDVAHLTTAIDYALQAL; this comes from the coding sequence ATGGCACGCCCTCGGCAGTTCGACGAGCAGGATGCGGTCAGCACGGCAACCGACGTGTTCTGGCGCCGCGGCTACCACGCCACCTCGGTGCGGGATCTCGGCGCCGAACTCCACCTGACACCCAGCAGCCTGTATCGAACCTTCACCGACAAGCACACCCTGTTCCTGCGCGCACTCGATCACTACCGGGCTACTGAGACGGTTCAAGCTCAGCGACTGCTGGCCAGCACCGGCCGACCGATCCGGGAGGTGCTCCGGGAATGGATGGTGTGGCTGGTCACGTGCCAGTCCGGCGAGGAGCCGGGGCGGGGGTGCTTCGTCGTCAACACCACGACCGAGCTCGGCGGCGGCGACGTCGAGGTTCGCCGACGGATCGAGGCGTCGTTCGAGGTCACCCGGGAATCGTTGCGGTCGTTGCTGCAGGAAGGCCGTCGCACGGGGCAGCTATCGGACGGCCTAGATATCGATGCCGCAGTGGAGATGCTGTTCACGACGGTGCTCGGCCTCCGGGTCCGGGAACGCGCCGGCCATGACGTCGCACACCTGACCACGGCCATCGACTACGCGCTCCAGGCGCTGTAG
- a CDS encoding aldo/keto reductase, with product MEFTRLGRTGLRVSRIGLGCMSYGHAAAGMHQWTLDEDAAAPFFRQAVELGVTFWDTANVYQGGTSEEFVGRAIREFSRREDIVLATKVSGKMHDGPGGSGLSRKAILEQADASLRRLGTDFIDVYYIHRFDPETPVEETMATLDDLVRAGKVRYLGASSMWAWQFAKLQHTAAVNGWTTFSAMQDQYNVLKREEERDMVPMCLDQGVGLTPYSPLAKGRATRPWGEQTTRSSADNVAKAFDRDVDKPVVDAVEQIAEARGVPMAQVALAWVLSKPAVSCPIVGATKPHHLQDAVTALDLALTPDEIAELEKPYTPQDNYWW from the coding sequence GTGGAGTTCACACGGCTGGGCAGGACGGGCCTTCGGGTGAGCCGGATCGGGCTGGGGTGCATGAGCTACGGCCACGCCGCGGCGGGCATGCATCAGTGGACCTTGGACGAGGACGCCGCAGCCCCGTTCTTCCGGCAGGCCGTCGAGCTGGGTGTGACGTTCTGGGACACCGCGAACGTGTACCAGGGCGGCACGTCGGAAGAGTTCGTCGGACGGGCGATCCGCGAATTCTCCCGCCGCGAGGACATCGTGCTGGCCACCAAGGTGAGCGGGAAGATGCACGACGGTCCCGGCGGCAGCGGTCTGTCCCGCAAGGCGATCCTGGAGCAGGCGGACGCCTCTCTGCGCCGGCTGGGCACCGATTTCATCGACGTCTACTACATTCACCGCTTCGACCCTGAGACGCCGGTCGAGGAGACCATGGCGACCCTCGACGACCTGGTCCGGGCCGGGAAGGTGCGTTACCTCGGGGCGTCGTCGATGTGGGCGTGGCAGTTCGCGAAACTCCAGCACACCGCCGCGGTGAACGGGTGGACGACGTTCTCGGCGATGCAGGACCAGTACAACGTGCTCAAACGCGAGGAAGAGCGGGACATGGTCCCGATGTGCCTCGACCAGGGCGTCGGCCTGACCCCATACTCGCCGCTGGCCAAGGGCCGGGCCACACGGCCCTGGGGCGAACAGACCACACGGTCCTCGGCCGACAACGTCGCCAAAGCCTTCGACCGGGACGTCGACAAGCCGGTCGTGGACGCGGTGGAACAGATCGCCGAAGCCCGCGGCGTTCCGATGGCCCAAGTGGCTCTGGCCTGGGTCCTGTCCAAACCCGCGGTGTCCTGCCCGATCGTCGGCGCGACAAAACCGCACCATCTCCAGGACGCGGTCACCGCCCTGGACCTTGCCCTCACTCCAGACGAGATCGCAGAACTGGAGAAACCGTACACGCCGCAGGACAACTACTGGTGGTGA
- a CDS encoding alpha/beta hydrolase — protein MSGLTTRELEEIERANDAGRPVVVFIHGLWLLSSSWDRWRALFEDAGYATIAPGWPDDPDSVQEARANPEVFAHKMVQQVTDHYLDAIGRLIGGKPAIVGHSFGGLIAQKIAGDGAAAVTVAIDPAPFRGVLPVPVSSLRSSAAVIGNPANIGRAVALTFDQFRYGWANALPEEEARALYDEFHVAASGVPIFQAVGANFNPFTEARVETKNPERGPLLLISGEKDHTIPWAVTHAQFKKQERNPGVTEIVELPGRGHSLTIDSGWREVAETALTFVTTHVQHSSV, from the coding sequence GTGTCCGGACTTACCACCCGTGAGCTCGAGGAGATCGAGCGCGCGAACGACGCCGGCCGGCCGGTCGTCGTCTTCATCCATGGGTTGTGGTTGCTGTCGAGCAGCTGGGACCGCTGGCGTGCTCTGTTCGAGGACGCTGGCTACGCCACCATCGCACCCGGCTGGCCGGATGACCCGGACTCCGTCCAGGAAGCCCGTGCGAACCCCGAGGTCTTCGCGCACAAGATGGTCCAGCAGGTCACTGACCATTATTTGGACGCCATCGGACGCCTGATCGGGGGTAAGCCGGCGATCGTCGGCCACTCGTTCGGTGGGCTGATCGCGCAGAAGATCGCGGGCGACGGCGCGGCGGCGGTCACCGTGGCGATCGACCCGGCACCGTTTCGCGGTGTCCTGCCGGTGCCGGTCTCGTCGCTGCGATCGAGCGCGGCGGTGATCGGCAACCCGGCGAACATCGGCCGCGCGGTCGCGCTGACCTTTGACCAGTTCCGTTACGGCTGGGCCAATGCCCTCCCGGAGGAGGAGGCCCGCGCGCTCTACGACGAGTTCCACGTCGCGGCGTCGGGCGTGCCGATCTTCCAGGCGGTCGGGGCGAACTTCAATCCTTTCACCGAGGCCAGGGTCGAAACGAAGAACCCCGAGCGTGGTCCGCTGCTGCTGATCTCCGGCGAGAAGGACCACACGATCCCGTGGGCCGTGACCCACGCCCAGTTCAAGAAGCAGGAACGCAACCCCGGCGTCACCGAGATCGTCGAGCTGCCGGGCCGGGGCCACTCGCTCACGATCGACTCCGGCTGGCGGGAGGTGGCCGAGACCGCGCTCACGTTCGTGACCACGCACGTCCAGCACTCTTCCGTTTGA
- a CDS encoding PadR family transcriptional regulator, with protein sequence MTGANSRMREPTYFILSALQDEPLHGYAIIKQAAALSQGRVTLATGTLYSALDRLTAEGYVRVVKEEIVSGRARRYYATTPEGDAALQAEAAYLADAARVVTDRAVRMARRPAAGLA encoded by the coding sequence ATGACTGGAGCGAACTCGCGGATGCGAGAGCCGACGTACTTCATCCTCTCCGCCCTACAGGACGAGCCGCTGCACGGCTACGCGATCATCAAGCAGGCCGCGGCGCTCTCCCAGGGCCGCGTCACGCTGGCCACCGGCACGCTGTACTCGGCCCTGGACCGGCTCACAGCCGAGGGTTATGTCCGAGTGGTGAAAGAGGAGATCGTCAGCGGCCGGGCCCGGCGCTACTACGCCACGACACCCGAGGGTGACGCCGCCCTTCAGGCCGAGGCCGCTTATCTGGCTGATGCCGCCCGGGTGGTCACCGATCGCGCCGTACGGATGGCGCGCCGACCGGCAGCAGGGCTGGCATGA
- a CDS encoding TetR/AcrR family transcriptional regulator has protein sequence MPVAKGATLDPAQTRAGILQAATRLLYQRGLDGIGVAELCAIIGISKETLYRHFGSKQGLVRAVLEAQSDRILRWVHDAVAAAGDDPLDQLSAVFDALARWHDEPTFRGCAILNAATQQHGDGTARAVAHQHLQRQLAVLTDIAGRAGVADAVDVAKQMLALRVGATVLADHASDTEAARLAKDAALSLLRSRLPAQTR, from the coding sequence ATGCCCGTTGCCAAAGGCGCGACCCTCGATCCGGCGCAGACCCGCGCCGGCATCCTGCAGGCGGCCACCCGCCTGCTCTACCAACGAGGGCTCGACGGCATCGGGGTGGCCGAGCTGTGCGCGATAATCGGTATCTCGAAGGAGACGCTGTATCGCCACTTCGGATCCAAGCAAGGGCTGGTCCGTGCGGTTCTGGAGGCGCAGAGTGACCGCATCCTGCGCTGGGTGCACGACGCCGTCGCCGCCGCCGGCGACGACCCGCTAGACCAGCTCAGCGCGGTCTTCGACGCGCTCGCCCGGTGGCACGACGAGCCGACCTTCCGTGGCTGCGCGATCCTCAACGCAGCCACGCAGCAGCACGGGGACGGTACGGCCCGCGCGGTGGCCCATCAGCACCTGCAGCGCCAGCTCGCTGTGCTGACCGACATCGCCGGACGCGCCGGTGTTGCCGACGCCGTCGATGTCGCCAAGCAGATGCTCGCCCTTCGGGTAGGCGCGACCGTCCTCGCCGATCATGCGAGCGATACCGAAGCCGCCCGGCTCGCTAAGGATGCCGCGCTCAGCCTGCTCCGGTCTCGCCTTCCGGCTCAGACGCGATAG
- a CDS encoding SAM-dependent methyltransferase: MQDGPQSTESGSMTSGARFDLQARLRTDQPAGARMWDYLLGGKDNFAVDRAAADAIVARLPEMAEFARAGRLFLSRAVGFLAGEAGIRQFLDVGPGLPTVNNTHELAQRIAPESRVVYVDNDPLVLVHARALLTSSPEGATDYIDADARDPARILQAAAATLDFSRPVAVMMIGILGHIPDADGPAEVVRTIVDALAPGSYLVINDSITTPQNDDAAVTAHSYGAVDYTLRTVEQIAAFFDGLELVEPGVVSNPLWRPEPGTHPSELAVYCGVARKV; this comes from the coding sequence ATGCAGGATGGTCCTCAGTCGACGGAAAGCGGGTCGATGACCTCCGGTGCCAGGTTTGACCTGCAGGCCCGGTTACGCACCGACCAGCCAGCAGGCGCGCGGATGTGGGACTATCTGCTCGGCGGCAAAGACAACTTCGCCGTAGATCGCGCCGCCGCCGACGCCATCGTCGCTCGGCTTCCCGAGATGGCCGAATTCGCTCGGGCCGGTCGCCTCTTCCTCTCCCGCGCCGTCGGGTTCCTGGCCGGCGAGGCCGGCATTCGTCAGTTCCTCGACGTGGGACCAGGACTACCGACGGTCAACAACACACATGAACTGGCGCAGCGCATCGCGCCCGAGTCCAGGGTCGTGTACGTCGACAACGATCCGCTGGTTCTGGTGCACGCCCGCGCGCTGCTGACCAGCAGCCCGGAAGGCGCTACCGACTACATCGACGCCGACGCCCGGGATCCGGCGAGGATCCTGCAAGCCGCGGCGGCCACCCTCGACTTCTCCCGCCCGGTCGCCGTCATGATGATCGGCATCCTCGGCCACATCCCGGACGCGGACGGTCCGGCAGAGGTCGTGCGCACCATCGTCGACGCTCTGGCACCCGGCAGTTACCTCGTGATCAACGACAGCATCACCACGCCGCAGAACGACGATGCCGCCGTGACCGCCCACAGCTACGGCGCGGTGGATTACACCTTGCGGACCGTCGAGCAGATCGCCGCGTTTTTCGACGGTCTCGAACTGGTCGAGCCCGGCGTCGTCTCGAATCCACTGTGGCGGCCCGAACCCGGCACCCATCCGTCGGAACTGGCCGTCTACTGCGGTGTAGCTCGCAAAGTCTGA
- a CDS encoding helix-turn-helix domain-containing protein has translation MTFVLDTDSLPSEHRTDALRDAIAHATVPSLIRLEDAEHVRARLGYWELGGGTSVYSHEGTGLRLTRGPAQLRVAAPERVALALQTGGRGEYRQAGASRVVDPGDLMVVDLSIEYDYWWTGEGGSFAVQVDHEHLGMPADAIRRAAARLDPSSAVHTLVRAHLEHLRASIATIGAIPGAAGPVGSATVELVRALLMDAAAEPLDLTPDARLAAVRHWIHRHLADPALTPQRIADAHGISLRSLYNIWSHPELSLSQWIIHERLEAVRRELSRPDSDRAPISAVARRWGFTDMPYFSRRFRESYGASPRDWRRSH, from the coding sequence ATGACGTTCGTCCTCGACACCGACTCGCTGCCGTCCGAGCACCGGACCGACGCGCTGCGCGACGCGATCGCTCATGCCACCGTGCCGTCGCTGATCCGTCTGGAGGATGCCGAGCACGTGCGGGCGCGGTTGGGGTATTGGGAACTCGGCGGCGGGACGAGCGTCTACAGCCATGAGGGCACTGGCCTGCGGCTGACGCGCGGACCGGCGCAACTGCGGGTGGCCGCACCCGAACGGGTCGCGCTGGCGTTACAGACCGGTGGCCGCGGGGAGTACCGCCAGGCGGGCGCTTCCCGGGTCGTCGACCCTGGTGACCTCATGGTGGTCGACCTCAGCATCGAATACGACTACTGGTGGACCGGCGAGGGCGGGTCGTTTGCGGTACAGGTCGACCATGAGCACCTCGGGATGCCGGCCGACGCGATCCGCCGGGCGGCGGCCCGGCTGGATCCCTCGTCGGCTGTCCATACTCTGGTCCGCGCCCACCTCGAGCATCTCCGGGCGAGCATCGCGACGATCGGCGCCATCCCCGGTGCCGCGGGACCGGTCGGTAGCGCGACGGTTGAGCTGGTCCGCGCGCTGCTCATGGACGCCGCGGCCGAGCCCCTCGATCTGACGCCAGACGCCCGGCTGGCCGCGGTCAGGCACTGGATCCACCGCCACCTGGCCGACCCGGCGCTGACGCCGCAGCGCATCGCGGACGCGCACGGCATCTCGCTGCGCAGCCTGTACAACATTTGGTCGCACCCGGAGCTGAGCCTGAGCCAGTGGATCATCCACGAGCGGCTCGAGGCGGTCCGTCGCGAGCTGAGCAGGCCGGACAGTGACCGCGCGCCGATCTCGGCGGTGGCCAGACGGTGGGGCTTCACGGACATGCCGTACTTCAGCCGTCGCTTCCGCGAGAGCTACGGCGCGAGCCCGCGGGACTGGCGCCGGTCACACTGA
- a CDS encoding SRPBCC family protein — MKYTVSIEIALPRERVAQLLADPEHLPKWLRGMVLHEPLNGVHGQVGTKSRVVMQMGQQKFEGTETITRREPVDLREIPKESIVHFDREIVTKGMWSAARERLTETGPETTLWESENEYRFNGLLMRLVGLLMPGAFRKQSLQHMRDFKAFAEHGTDVRQTAG; from the coding sequence ATGAAGTACACCGTCTCGATCGAGATCGCCCTGCCGCGGGAGCGGGTGGCCCAGCTGCTCGCCGACCCGGAACACCTGCCGAAATGGTTGCGGGGCATGGTGCTGCACGAGCCGCTGAACGGCGTGCACGGGCAGGTCGGCACCAAGTCGCGAGTGGTGATGCAGATGGGACAGCAGAAGTTCGAGGGCACCGAGACCATCACGCGCCGGGAACCGGTGGACCTGCGCGAGATCCCGAAAGAGAGCATCGTCCACTTCGACCGCGAGATCGTCACCAAGGGCATGTGGAGCGCCGCGCGCGAACGCCTGACCGAAACCGGCCCGGAGACGACGCTCTGGGAGAGCGAGAACGAGTACCGGTTCAACGGCTTGCTGATGCGGTTGGTGGGGCTGTTGATGCCCGGCGCGTTCCGCAAGCAGTCGCTACAGCACATGCGGGACTTCAAGGCATTCGCCGAGCACGGAACGGACGTCCGCCAAACGGCGGGCTGA
- the mraY gene encoding phospho-N-acetylmuramoyl-pentapeptide-transferase, with the protein MRSVLAAAFVAFVASIFGTPIAIGHLHRLKFGQEIREEGPKRHWSKRGTPTMGGIVFILATVLAYVVIHVVVGGHRVSPTAVTLLGLFVGMGLVGFVDDFIKIRRKRSLGLNKRGKLIGQAVVAAGFAFLALNLPDENGYTIASEKLSFTRDVSWAHLTQVGAALFFAFVVIAAANGVNLTDGLDGLATGPSIMVLSGYILIGLWQYRHICGEVAGPNCYTVRDPLDAAVLAAAAAGALAGFLWWNAPPARLFMGDTGALGIGGLIAGLALTTRTTLLLLILGGLFVIVTMSVVIQIISFRSTGRRVFRMAPLQHHFELVGWQETTIVVRFWIISGVFVAAGLSIFVADYLDTLTL; encoded by the coding sequence GTGAGGAGTGTTCTGGCCGCGGCGTTCGTGGCCTTCGTCGCCTCGATCTTCGGTACTCCGATCGCCATCGGTCATCTCCACCGGCTGAAGTTCGGCCAGGAGATCCGGGAGGAGGGTCCGAAGCGTCACTGGTCCAAGCGTGGAACCCCCACGATGGGCGGCATCGTTTTCATCCTGGCGACGGTGCTCGCCTATGTGGTCATCCACGTTGTGGTCGGTGGCCACCGGGTCAGCCCGACCGCGGTGACGCTACTGGGGCTGTTCGTCGGTATGGGGCTCGTCGGCTTCGTCGACGACTTCATCAAGATCCGGAGGAAGCGCAGCCTCGGCCTGAACAAGCGGGGCAAACTGATCGGCCAGGCCGTGGTCGCGGCCGGGTTCGCGTTCCTCGCGCTGAATCTGCCGGATGAGAACGGCTACACGATCGCGTCCGAAAAGCTCTCCTTCACCCGGGATGTCAGCTGGGCACACCTGACCCAGGTGGGGGCGGCGCTGTTCTTCGCGTTCGTCGTCATCGCCGCGGCCAACGGCGTCAACCTCACCGACGGTCTGGACGGCCTGGCGACGGGACCGTCGATCATGGTGCTCTCCGGCTACATCCTGATCGGGTTGTGGCAGTACCGGCACATCTGCGGCGAAGTCGCCGGCCCGAACTGCTATACGGTTCGCGACCCGCTCGATGCGGCGGTGCTCGCGGCAGCGGCGGCTGGTGCGCTGGCCGGGTTTCTCTGGTGGAACGCGCCGCCCGCCCGGCTGTTCATGGGCGACACCGGTGCGCTGGGAATCGGTGGCCTGATCGCGGGCCTGGCGCTGACCACCCGGACGACGTTGCTGCTGCTGATCCTCGGTGGGCTGTTCGTGATCGTCACGATGTCGGTCGTCATCCAGATCATCTCGTTCCGCAGCACCGGTCGGCGGGTGTTCCGGATGGCGCCGCTGCAGCACCACTTCGAGCTGGTCGGGTGGCAGGAGACCACGATCGTGGTGCGTTTCTGGATCATCTCCGGGGTCTTCGTCGCCGCGGGCCTGAGCATCTTCGTCGCCGACTATCTCGACACACTCACGCTTTGA
- a CDS encoding GAF and ANTAR domain-containing protein, whose protein sequence is MHDSSTDRSTPARAFAELGRTPVVDPPLGDTLRKIALLTCQTIAAADAVSITEVDRNHATTVAHTGSRALMLDQSQYRVGCGPCMDAARGGQIVTINDMAVETRWPGYTPKALAQGIQSSLSIPLPVQHRTIGSLTLYASRPTAFDEQAVELALAFAGYAAIAIANAFRPTSTPQLIDDMRAVMQSRAIVDQALGVLIGQHGGTAEEALGDLTRMSQEAHRSLRDTAEELVLGVQRPTAPSM, encoded by the coding sequence ATGCACGACAGCTCCACAGACAGATCGACTCCGGCGCGAGCCTTCGCCGAACTCGGGCGGACCCCGGTTGTCGACCCTCCCCTCGGCGACACCCTGAGGAAGATCGCCCTTCTCACCTGCCAGACGATCGCCGCCGCCGACGCGGTATCCATCACCGAGGTGGACCGCAACCACGCCACCACCGTCGCCCACACCGGTTCGCGGGCCCTGATGCTCGACCAGAGCCAGTACCGGGTGGGGTGCGGGCCGTGCATGGATGCCGCCCGCGGCGGACAGATCGTGACGATCAACGACATGGCCGTCGAGACCCGATGGCCCGGTTACACGCCCAAGGCCCTCGCCCAGGGGATACAGAGTTCGCTGTCGATACCTCTTCCCGTGCAGCACCGAACCATCGGAAGCCTCACTCTTTACGCCTCCCGTCCCACCGCCTTCGACGAGCAGGCCGTCGAACTGGCCCTCGCGTTCGCCGGTTACGCGGCGATCGCGATCGCGAACGCCTTCCGCCCCACTTCCACACCTCAATTGATCGACGACATGCGTGCGGTCATGCAGTCCCGCGCGATCGTCGACCAAGCGCTGGGCGTCCTGATCGGCCAACACGGTGGAACCGCGGAGGAGGCGCTCGGAGACCTGACGCGGATGTCCCAGGAGGCTCACCGATCCTTGCGCGACACGGCCGAGGAACTGGTCCTGGGCGTGCAGCGCCCCACCGCACCGTCGATGTGA